In a single window of the Papaver somniferum cultivar HN1 chromosome 8, ASM357369v1, whole genome shotgun sequence genome:
- the LOC113306852 gene encoding uncharacterized protein LOC113306852 isoform X2, producing MMKNIQQNRTQCLQDEALNCTSPSALSSMVSNWFDGWPVSDENLVKLMKSCEDSVAGRREPFTWIHVYAYFNKKKRYGGYGVIVHNDLGVPITASARFSKDGCSFYHQVFEGINAGVKLAGKLGCSHLRVRCNSAKLPFHFNYLDVCCNRKCKDTANANNICDRCDEYIMSELGCCPEMKLLVLKLRQKDPIDFLFNSAGVAVHYPAKLEKKKRRDLLRRRKEGMPPMKMGQVRLDMRFNQLDFL from the exons ATGATGAAGAATATCCAACAGAACAGAACACA ATGTTTGCAGGATGAGGCTCTGAACTGTACAAGTCCCTCTGCCCTCAGCAGTATGGTGTCTAATTGGTTTGATGGTTGGCCCGTGTCAGACGAAAACCTTGTAAAATTGATGAAATCATGTGAAGACTCAGTTGCCGGAAGACGTGAACCTTTTACTTGGATTCATGTGTATGCTTACTTCAATAAGAAAAAACGTTACGGAGGATATGGAGTTATTGTACACAATGATCTAGGGGTGCCAATCACTGCTTCAGCTCGGTTCTCAAAAGATGGATGTTCTTTTTATCATCAAGTATTCGAGGGAATAAATGCTGGTGTGAAACTTGCTGGAAAACTTGGTTGTTCTCATCTCCGTGTCCGGTGTAATTCGGCTAAACTTCCATTTCATTTCAATTATTTAGATGTGTGTTGTAATAGAAAATGCAAAGACACGGCTAATGCTAACAATATTTGCGATAGATGTGACGAGTATATTATGAGCGAGCTGGGTTGTTGCCCTGAGATGAAGCTTCTTGTGTTGAAACTTAGGCAGAAGGATCCAATAGATTTTCTATTTAATTCGGCGGGTGTAGCTGTACATTATCCGgcaaaattggaaaaaaaaaaaagaagggacTTGCTCAGAAGAAGGAAGGAAGGTATGCCACCGATGAAGATGGGTCAGGTGAGACTGGACATGAGATTCAACCAGCTAGACTTCCTCTAA
- the LOC113306852 gene encoding uncharacterized protein LOC113306852 isoform X1, translating into MALEIDEFVPSMAVGESSKPLQTEFDTLSTTSFVEYSYSEEEYPRAGETDDEEYPTEQNTDEALNCTSPSALSSMVSNWFDGWPVSDENLVKLMKSCEDSVAGRREPFTWIHVYAYFNKKKRYGGYGVIVHNDLGVPITASARFSKDGCSFYHQVFEGINAGVKLAGKLGCSHLRVRCNSAKLPFHFNYLDVCCNRKCKDTANANNICDRCDEYIMSELGCCPEMKLLVLKLRQKDPIDFLFNSAGVAVHYPAKLEKKKRRDLLRRRKEGMPPMKMGQVRLDMRFNQLDFL; encoded by the exons ATGGCGTTAGAAATAGATGAATTTGTTCCCTCTATGGCGGTTGGAGAATCTAGTAAACCACTACAAACAGAATTTGATACCCTATCTACAACGAGTTTTGTAGAATATTCCTACTCAGAAGAAGAATATCCAAGAGCAGGTGAGACAGATGATGAAGAATATCCAACAGAACAGAACACA GATGAGGCTCTGAACTGTACAAGTCCCTCTGCCCTCAGCAGTATGGTGTCTAATTGGTTTGATGGTTGGCCCGTGTCAGACGAAAACCTTGTAAAATTGATGAAATCATGTGAAGACTCAGTTGCCGGAAGACGTGAACCTTTTACTTGGATTCATGTGTATGCTTACTTCAATAAGAAAAAACGTTACGGAGGATATGGAGTTATTGTACACAATGATCTAGGGGTGCCAATCACTGCTTCAGCTCGGTTCTCAAAAGATGGATGTTCTTTTTATCATCAAGTATTCGAGGGAATAAATGCTGGTGTGAAACTTGCTGGAAAACTTGGTTGTTCTCATCTCCGTGTCCGGTGTAATTCGGCTAAACTTCCATTTCATTTCAATTATTTAGATGTGTGTTGTAATAGAAAATGCAAAGACACGGCTAATGCTAACAATATTTGCGATAGATGTGACGAGTATATTATGAGCGAGCTGGGTTGTTGCCCTGAGATGAAGCTTCTTGTGTTGAAACTTAGGCAGAAGGATCCAATAGATTTTCTATTTAATTCGGCGGGTGTAGCTGTACATTATCCGgcaaaattggaaaaaaaaaaaagaagggacTTGCTCAGAAGAAGGAAGGAAGGTATGCCACCGATGAAGATGGGTCAGGTGAGACTGGACATGAGATTCAACCAGCTAGACTTCCTCTAA